The nucleotide sequence GATATCAGATTCCCCCGAATCACAGATTCCAAATCAGATGTTGAAATCCGTGATCTGAAAATGAACAATCACTCAGACGTTGTGATTTTTTAGCGGCGAATGTGGCCGCGCCTGTAACGCTTCCACGACACGGTGGATTCTCAATGGCGGCTCGCCTCTGTCCTCCCCTCAGACCGATCCTTGGACAGCATTGGGAGGAGCAGGCAGGAATCCCTCAGctctgtggaggaggatgaCTACGACACGTTGGACGACATCGACTCTGACAAAAACATCGTCCGCACCAAGGTCCGTTTACGCCTCCCAACAGAACCTAATCGGCAGCTTGAACCCACTGAGAGGCAGAATTGTGAAGGCTGAGATGTGTAGAAATGCGTGCGGTTTCAGcaaagtgggcgtggcctgtcacCGCGGAGACGTGGCCCCGCCCCAGTTAAGTCAGACCAGATCATGTCTCCCTTGCTcgtccttccttcctgcagAAATTTCTCTGTGTGTCCGACCTGGCTCGCAAAGACAAGAGGAATTCGCAAGCAAGAAATACCAAATCTACTTCTGGTAGAGCCGCTGGTGCTCATCTGGTGCACTCGTGTGTCCGATTAGACTCTGACTGGTGCGGAATGCTTTCCCTACAGGAATATCGCCACTATTGCCGTGTTCTACGCGCTGCCGGTCATCCAGCTGGTGATCACCTATCAGACGGTACACTGACCCCCCTTCCTGATTCTGAAGCGGTTCTTTGTGTGTGTCGGGACGTCACCTGAACGCGTGATTGTTGTTCAGGTGGTGAATGTGACAGGAAACCAAGACATCTGCTTCTACAAGCTTCCTGTGTGCCCACCCGCTGGGAGCGCTCAGGTGGGTGCcactgcaggtgtctgcacagATCCACAGTTGGGAGCATTTATCTGACCCACTCCACCTTCCACAGCGCATTTAACAACATCCTCAGTAACCTTGGTTACGTGATGCTGGgacttctcttcctctttatcgTCCTCATGAAAGACATCGTCCACAAACCGTGCTCTTGTCAGAAATGACCTCAATGCTCTGGTGAGGCAACCAGGACGGGGCTCCGGGGAAATCGTAACCTTTCCTAGCTCCCGTTTAATACAGATCAGCTCTATTAACCAGACGCCTCCGATATCCGTGCACTTTCCCTCCAGGAATGTGGCATCCCAAAGCACTTTGGTCTTTTCTATGCCATGGGAACGGCTCTGATGATGGAGGGCCTGCTGAGCGCCTGCTACCATGTCTGTCCCAACTACACCAACTTCCAGTTTGGTAAGTTCACTTGGGTTGTGAAGCAGGTTAAAGGTGTTGCTGAGCCAGTCTGCAGACCCCccctgcctgtttgtgtttgcagacacCTCCTTCATGTACATGATTGCTGGGCTGTGCATGTTGAAGCTGTATCAGAAGAGACACCCCGACATCAACGCCAGTGCGTACACCGCCTACGCCTGCCTGGCCGTGGTCATCTTCTTTCTCCGTGCTGGGAGTGGTGCGTTTCCACACCACCCTCTTCACATAttgggagcagagctgaggagaggCGGAGCCTGCACATCAGTGTTGTGCTCTTTGCAGGTGTTTGGGAAAGGCACATGGGTTTCCTGGATCGTCTTCTCCGTCATCCACATTCTGGCCACGCTCCTCTCAGTACTCAGCTCTACTACATGGGCCGCTGGAAGCTGGGTAACATCACAACCCTTTTTACCCCTGACAATCTGCCCCGGAGGAGATCCTGGGTCCTTGGGTTCATCCACTTCTCCTTCTCATCAGTAACAAATTTGTCGTTAAATTGCGGTGTTTTGTATGTGCATTGTCCTGAGCTGGATTTGGTCgtcacacagacgtgtgtgtgtgtgggtgtgtgtgtgttgttctgtgcCAGACTCGGGGGTGCTGCGCAGGATCGGGAACGTCATTTACACGGACTGCATCCGACAGTGCAGCGGACCGATGTACAATCGTGAGTCGCCACCGTTCAAAACGTGCTGATAAAAACAAGCCAAATCCACTCTGAACTCATAACCTGCGTTTCCCCCGCCAGGACCGGATGGTTCTGCTTGTAATGGGGAAACATAGTGAACTGGTCTCTGTAAGTACAGGTGTCACTTTATTCCTTTAAGAGTCTCTACAGCTTGAATAACGGCACCatcttcaccctcctcttcctcctgcctcctcagAGCTGCCTATGGCCTCATAGAGCGTCCAAATGACTTCGCCTCCTACTTGTTGGCCATCGCCATCTGTAACCTGCTGCCTCTACTTTGCCTTCTACATCATTATGAaggtgtgtggttgtgtgtgttgtgtgtgcgcgcgctggTACTTGCATTAATAGCTAAAGGGCTGTTGTCTGTAGCTGCGGCAGCGGGGAGCGAATCCAGTGTCTGCCGCTGGTGTGTATCCTCTTCACGGCGGTCGTGTGGGGCTTTGCGCTCTACTTCTTCTTCCAGGGTCTCAGCACCTGGCAGGTGAGTATCACGGACGCAACGTTCAAGCATTTGTGTGTCGGTAACGTGCCGTTGCTTCCGTGTGGTCTCAGAAAACCCCGGCGGAGTCTCGTGAACACAACAGAGACTGCATCTTGCTTTCCTTCTTTGACGACCACGATATCTggcacttcctctcctccatcgcCATGTTTGGATCCTTCCTGGTACGATAAACACCAACGCCACAGGACGGTCGCCCGCGCTGCTCTAACCTCTCCGCCACCCCTCTCTTAGGTCCTCCTGACCCTGGATGATGACCTCGACACCATCCAGAGAGACAAGATCTTTGTCTTCTAGATTCTTCTTCATGGGTAATGAGCTAAGCACCTCCTCTCGGGCCTCCTTGCTGTTCCTTCCAAGCACAGTTCGCCTGTTTTTTGCCAGGCGGTGGACAACAGGAAGCCTCTGCCTCCCACCAACCTCCAATCTCCAACAGTATGGACCCAAATGTGCCAACCAAGAGCCACATCAAAGATAATTGAAGTGCTTTGTCCTTTTGCTTGCCATCAATCCAATGTTAGGTTGTGATCAATGTTTACTCACTGCTGATGGTGGAACACTTAAGGTCAGGGTCCGTGCTGATTTTATACGCGCCAGGGTCTGACGCGCAGGACTGAGCTTTTGGAAATGACTGTTTCtatgtttgtgtgaatgtttatGCAGGTTAACGTGAGAACGTGGAAGCATCTCAGTCCAGCCTGTGGCCTCGAATGTACTAATGTTAAAACTGATTGGCCACAGCTTGATTAGTCCTTTGCAGAATATGATTGTATTTATTACTGTATTAACTGCCCTGTGTATGCAAGGTCTTTTTTGCACAATACTGTATTAAATAATTATGTTAGACACTCGTATGCGCAGTTACTCAAACATTTTGTACATTGTTCAACTTTTATCTTTGAACTCTAATCTATCAAGTTGAAGATGGTAACTATTTTCCTAAATGAATAAATGGGTACACACACTCTAGTAACGTATGCCAAACTGTATTTATGAAAATATTCAATAGAAAAATACAGCATTTATTCGGCTCCAGTATGTATATATGCACAGGTACAGGTGCCTGACAGATGCAGCAAGTCCCTATTTGGTTTTTTCAGGAAGTTAAAGTTTACAATTTACATTGTACAAAAATAACTCTGGACAGATGAGATCAGTTGTCACTGAAGGGGAGAAGCAAAAACGAtatcaaaatgaataaatagctCCGTGATCCAGGCAGGAGAGCCGGTTACTATGGAGACTAACGGGGACTAAATGTGGCCAATATAGACACGAGGCTGTACTGGCTTCCACCTTAGAAAAATATTGAAAGCACAAAGATGTAAACCTACGATTGTCCTCTCACTTCCTATGAAACCACTTAAATAAATACGTGACCTCGCCTGGTTCACAACGACATCTGTAACATTCCTATAAAGTGTGTTAGACAGTAAAGTTGGATTATGGCCGCGGCTGAACTGCCAAATCACAACAGAACCACACGTTGGCCACAAACCTTTGCCCTTTGACAGAATGTAAAACCctaacacacacgtacacacacacgtgtcacagTAATGATTAATGGTCCAAAAGTCATGAGCCATCTGGAACCCGTGCAGTCAGTAATAATAGACTCTGATCTGGTCGGTCGTCGTCCAGGCCCAGCTGAACTTTGCTGTTCTCAGCCAGAGGTGCTGGGAGGTGAGGTGAAGAGGGGTCTGGGGGGCAGCGTTAAGGACAACAGCCCTCACCAGGGCAGAAGGCTTTCAACCTGCTTCTCTCCAACACGTGACATTACAGAGAATCCCAGAATGTTTGTGTGGAGCTGACTGAAAGGAATACATGCTTGCCGTCTTTCCTGCGGTTTCCAACCACCTCTTGTTTGCTGCTCATCAGTTGTTCCAGTCTGTGGCTGCTCGTCTCCACCGGCCCGTGCACGGACTGCAGGTCAGGACCATGTGCACTGGGACACGCACAGATATAGCACCTTTAACAATGGTGCCTCTGTCGTCACCACCCAACCCACCACCccgataaccctaaccctaacccagaacaATGACAGATATGGAATTAAAGTTACCTGGAAGTTCTGTAAGGTGAATAAAGTGATGGTGGTTTCCTGCTGAGCAAACGGGTCCTGGGTGCTCCTGGGGAACAACAGTTGAGAGCAGTTTAGACattcatgagtgtgtgtgagtgtggtgtgtgtgtgtgtgagtgtgtgtgcgtgtgcgtgtgtgtgtgtgtgtgtgtgcgtgctcacTGGCTTTCAGCACATGGCTGATGGGGGGTACTGAAGAGGGGGCCGACCGCCACAGACGCCTGTGGGATCCTGCTCCAGGAGTCCGAGAGTCTCAGTGATGGAGGTAAAGCGGAGGAGTGGTGGTCCGGAACCTGCACCTGGGGCAGAACGGGGAACTGGGGGAGGAGTTGAGGGTGGGGTCAGGCTGGGACGGAGGCCTGTGGGAAACCCAAATAGGCTGTGTGGTGCTTTGGTGCTGGGACATGGAGCCCAAAACACTCAGGACTGTGTTGATCTTTCCTGAGATTTTCTTCAAGGACTTTGTCAGCTCTGGGGGGGACGGGGTGCTGTCCACCTGAGGGGGGACAAGACAAACCATCATCCACCTGTTAACTGACAGTGGGGGGCAGAGCTGTTGACCAAAGGTGGGACCCTGTCTGGCCTTGTGCAATCCACAGTGCTGCTGAGGGTCAGATTCACtgatgtcaaaggtcaccttCTTAGCAGCTGGGAAGCTGAGACAAACCCTCAAACGGGGGCTGACGGAGCAACAGGACAGACATGTGGTGAGTTGAAACCCCTGGCCACGTGTGCAACAACATCCCCCTACCTGCCCCATCTGCTCTCCTCGGTCAAACCCTCTTCCTGGTtggggaggagggagcaggtcTGGCTTTGTCTCTGGGCTCTGTGTCTCTCCAGCACCTGCTCGTTCTCAGTCTTCAGGAAAAGTTTCGCTTGTTGAATGACGGCGTCCTGTGACGTGTAGCGTCTGGCTCTGCGTGCAGAGGAGCGTGAGATTAGGTGCTGTAGAGCACATCCCAGCACCCACGTCCTGCCTTCAGAGGTTTGTTTCTGAGGTTCCTGATTTTCTTCCTCTCTACAAAAGTGCTAACGCTACGCTAGCTGGGGCTCAGACTGGGGTACCGGTCACTCACCCGTCTATGCTGCCGGCAGCACCGGGGAGGTGGGAGCTCGGAAAGCTGCCCAGTTCTTCCATGTGCAATGATGAGTTGCTGTTTTCACCAGAAGACTTGGTCCCTTCGGCATCTCCTGCCTCCTGATGCAGATGCTGGtgcaggctggaggagaggctCACGCTGTCAATACTACTCACCGATCATCCAAACTAACGAACACAGTTCCTCTCCCACCCACACCTGGCTCTGCTGTGATGCTGCCATTGTTTCTGCAAGTGCTCCAgccctcttcctccagcagctccttctctaCGGTGGCTCTCAGGCTCTCTTCGATGGCCTTGTCTCTCTCCCTGCGaagcctctgctcctccttcctGGCCATGTCCCTGCCCTCCTTAGCTTTCAGGAGGAGTCCTCTGGCCTCCTGATTCTCCGTCACCacccgctgcagctcctctttcagcAGATCTCTCTCCCGCCTGAGAGAGTCCAACGACTGGAGGCACCAAACGCAGAACCGAGGGAAGAACAAGAGGGAAGTCGTTATGGGAGCCCTTGGACCCTGTCTACCTGATGCCAACAgttgcctcctctctcctgcagcgTTGcacctctgtctctccatctgctTCGTCCTTGGGCTCCTCCAGCTTTTGCCTCCTCAGATCTGCAGCCtaacaggtgacacacacacttagtGTGGtcaacggtgtgtgtgtgcacagtgtgtgtgtgtctgtagcgTGGCCTCCTGCTTCTTCACCTCGTTGGCTCTCAGCTCCATCTGCAACGTTGATTCCTGATGAGAATACAAGAGAAACATCTCCTCCTTAGCCACATGAGCACCCAACCGGGTTCTAATGAGAGGTGCGACCGGTTTGGGATCAACGGCGGACTGCTTTAGCCTCACCATCAGCGAGTGCTCCAGCTTCATCTCTTGGATCTGCTTGTCAAACTGAAAGCGAAGGTTCTCCAGCTGAGCAGCGTGAGCGGCCTGCAGACGCTCTCGCTCTTCCTGCAGTGAAGACAACAACTGCTGCCTTTCAGCAGACTCCTGAAGAGCGAGGAGAGAAATAAGGAAGGTTTGTTGCTCGTGTCTGCTGGTCTGGACTCTGGAAGCAAGTGAAACGGTTGGTGTCTGAGAGCCAAAAGGCCCCCCGACCTCATCCCTGAACTTCTGTCTGATGCTGTTCATCTCTCTCACGTGGTCCAACCTCAGCATCTCCACTGTGTCCTCATGAGCATGCTGCAGGTCATCTGGGGCCTCCTGGAGAGCATCAGCCTGTTCAGAGACACCACCTTTAATGATAACGTCTGTGTGGTGCCAACCTCTTCCTGGTGCTCTTCCAGGCAACGTTCCCGTGGTTTCAACCTAGCAAAACAACCAACTATAGACGTCCCCTTCTTCTGCTCCAGACATCAACATCGTCCACAGTCACCTTTTTCATGGCAGCTCGTttgtcctctgtctcttcctggagtttcctcctctctgcttgaagctccctgtccagctctGCCTGTAGTCGGTCCAtttccagaaccttctgggCCTCCAATCGCCTGCGTTCGGCCTCTCGCTCTGCTTCCAACCTGTCACGTAGCTCCTTCAGCAGGTTGAGATTCTCCTCCCTGAAGAAGGGATTCTGATTATAACACGGATGGGAAACTAAAAGGACTTTTCCCTGGAAATGTCCTTAACCAGCAGTTTGGGATCAGAAACACACTCAGCCAAGGTCTGTGGCAGATGTCTGACCTGAGCGTttgttcctctctctccatctgcttctGGGCCGACTCTCTGAGTTCCTCCAGCCTTTCCTTCGCTGCTTGAAGCTCCAGCTCTGCCAGGTTCTGGAGCCGCTCCATCTCCTGGTTCTTCTGGGCCTCCAGCCTATCACACTCCTCCATCCGCTCCGCCTCCAGACGCATGCGCAGCTGTTTCAGCAGGTCTTCGCTCTCCTGCCTGAGGTGATGATCACATGGAAAGTTCCTTAAGTCTGAATCTTCTGAAGTGTGCTTTCAGACCCACCTGAGTCTCAGCTGCTCCTTCTCGGCCATCCCATCAGGCTCCTcgctcctgctgcccccctcctcaCTCATCAGGAGACGCTTCCCTAAAGTCCTGCTGAGACAAAAGTGTGTTTGGGTGATATCAGACTGAGCTGCTCTGCATCCATGAGCATCAACGAGGGACCAAGAGCACAAAACGAGAGTCTGTAGATGTTTCGTCTGTATCTGGTCGCTACCTCGGtctttcttcatcctcttctctcggcctcctccctccctcctcttcctcgctcttCAGTTCTTCTGGCTGTAGGAGCAtttgcttctcctcctttctaACCAAatttcctctttccttctccGCTTCTTCGTTTATTCTACTTTCCTCCTTGATCTCCCTCAGACAGCCGTCCTCTCTCCTTGagctcttcttctcctcccctttcttctgctctttaaCCTCATCTCCCAGCAGAATGTTTTGATTGTGTGTTGGAGGTTCAGCATCTTCAGCTCTGGGTGTGGGGACCCGCCGACCTCTGGCCGTTTCAGGCCGTTGGAGCCACACTGAAGCACCAGCAGCTGGAAACGACCTGAGGGAAGGAATATTCTGGAATTGTTATTCCGAATCCATCATCCGGGTTTATTCACTGCTTGTGTTTAACTGCTCCCAATAAATTGGATCGTTGGTTTTAATCTGTTGGTCACCAACATGGAATCTTTCCAACAGCAGCTAGCTCTGACTGGATGCACGATTCCCAAACTATAACGTTCCCGTCTTATTCCAACGCTGGAGTATTTAGACGATGACCAACCTGTCGGCAGCCTCGGCTCGGACCCGTCCCCTTTGGTTTCCTCCCTGTCGTTCACCGCTGTCGCTGTCTGACAGGTTTAAGGCTTCTCGTTCTCCGTCTGAGAGCttggttttaaaaaatgaggGCGTTATTAGTGTTTAAAGGGCCCAGAGGCATGGTGACCCGTCCCCAAGCAGGGTTATTTTACCTTCACCTCTTTGGAATACGAGTCCTTCACACTGTTGGAATCAGAtttctggaacacacacacacacacactcagtgaaAACAAAGAGTTCTGAatttaaatacacatttacAACTCCAGCTGTGCCGTCGTTCCTcacaaaaagagaagaaagagaataaAACGCTCAGGAAAATCGATCCAAGCTCAGTAAAGTATCATTGCAATCGTTGGGGCGAGTGTGTGAGCGACGGCCCCGGGGCAGAGGAGACAtgcagggagcaggaggagcagccggGACGGTGGCGCTGGCGCTACAGACGGGGTGAGAGCACACGAGAGCGAACGCAGTCCTACCTCAGCAGTGGGGGAGCCAGCGAGACCTGCTCTCTCCTGGGAGACCCTTTTAGGGGCTGCTGGGTGGCCTCCAGCTGAGCCGCCTTCACTGCCGTCACACAGCTGTGGGGTTTGAGGCTTCACGGCAGCTGATTCCTCCAAGTCGGAGGCGCCTGCTTCCgttgttcctcctctctctaGAGAGCTAGCTGCTCCCTCCCCATCACAGGCGTTCAGCCCCCCGTTGCTGAGGGAGCATCTCTCCAAGTCCTCCTCACTTTCACTGCCCTCCTTCATTTCTTCTAGCTTTCACTTTCTCTTCCTGGCTGtcggcctcttcctcctcttcatccctgctCCTTCCATGAGCGATCTCTTCACTCCTCTCATCATTCTGCTGTGCTACAAAACCCTCTGCTTcccttttcctgctgcttccatcACTTTTGCTTCTTTCCGACAGCTTTTCTAACTCTTCACCCTCCtgaatctcctcctcctcctcctcctcctcatcacctccACAGCTCTCCTcgttgacctttgccctctcgTTCTCATCACCCTTCTCACTTTCTACAGCGCTTTCACTTCcttcttcatccttttcttctctctcaccAATCACTTCATCCTCTCCACCACCTCTCTGAACGTTCCCTCCTCCcaactctcctcctccactcttcACCTTATTTAAGTCCTCTCCTACCTCCTGTGGAGACGAGCGTTCAGATTCCAGCCTGACGGGACTTGCGTTCCTACCCACACCCACGTGGCTGTTGCTGCCCCCCAAAGATGAACGTTTGAGGTGTCGACCTCTCAACGAGTTCTGCTGGAGGGTCGGCGATGTGCAGTCGGTCGGGCCCAGACGGGGAAGCATGCAGAGACACAAGGGACGGGCGAGAAAGAGAGGCAACAGCACATCAGGTCAACAGGGACGTTCAAACGGGACTTTCGGGCCCTGAATTCGCCCAAACGGGACGTTTTCCAACAACGAACAAAATGTGGGGATGGCTTTTTGTATCTGGTCCTACGTTGTAttgaaattttattttatttcttcactAATTCAGGACCAAAATTCCACTTAAATAATTTTGCTAAGTTACTCGTATTAATTTATTTGGTGGTAAAACAGCTTTTGCCCTTTAAGTGACCGTTTTAATTGCTGTCAGTGGAAATTCAAGGCCTAATGGAGCCACACTGTTTTCACTTagcaaagcagcagaaagtgACAGTTGGAAGAGGAGAGCGAAGAGAAAGACACAGTAGCAGCCACAGATGCCCCCAGCACAAGAGCTGCATAAACATGTGCAGGACCACGGTGCAAAGGTGAGATGTGGAGGTCAAACCGTTGACCAGGGGCAGAAAAAGGATCGCAGCCGACTTAGAACGTCTGATATATGTCAGAAAATGAGGACGCTACTGTCAGTGGGGAGGAAGGCTAATGGTGCTAATGGTGACTGGGACAGCTGAAAGGTGGGCGTACCTCTCTGGATAATGGTTCTGGACTAAGGTCTCCAGGCAACGTTGGTTTATGCAAATGTGGCTCAGTCTTCTCCTCAGGCGGAGCTCCATCACTTGCACAACTGTCCTACGAGACACACATTAATAGTTTTACACGTGGTTCAAAGGTTGAGTATAAGAATCAGGGCTTCACCTTATATTACAAAGCAAGTATTATTTAGGAAGATAAATTATCCATCAACAACCTCATAGAATAGACGCCTATCAAATGTATCCACATCAaggtcgtcatcatcatcatcatcatcaaagccAGTCAGCAGAACCATCCTCTCATGTTGCTTGTTGCCTCGAATGCCAGACATCCCACTACTTCCAGGGGCCTGCGTGCATAGACGACATTAAAAGCCTTCAGGTTTGAGGACAAAGTAAAGTAAAATGTTTGATAATGAGATGTGTGAAGAGAAAATACCCCCTGGGGTGTCTGTTTAGGCTttataggctccagtcc is from Takifugu rubripes chromosome 11, fTakRub1.2, whole genome shotgun sequence and encodes:
- the LOC105417115 gene encoding centrosomal protein of 164 kDa isoform X2, whose product is MSGGGTFIGDQLILEEEYDENYIPSEQEVQDYAREIGIDPNSEPELLWLAREGIVAPLPSQWKPCQNVNGDIYYFNFSSGESTWDHPCDEYYRTLVVQERERTELAATAANTGAKKEKKKKKEKKKKETLKNLGVLNAVLGPQSSPLGTIAPLRRLDAPALGPLPGLAAALPRSTGSSGGLEPIKPKQTPQGAPGSSGMSGIRGNKQHERMVLLTGFDDDDDDDDLDVDTFDRRLFYEDSCASDGAPPEEKTEPHLHKPTLPGDLSPEPLSREQNSLRGRHLKRSSLGGSNSHVGVGRNASPVRLESERSSPQEKSDSNSVKDSYSKEVKLSDGEREALNLSDSDSGERQGGNQRGRVRAEAADRSFPAAGASVWLQRPETARGRRVPTPRAEDAEPPTHNQNILLGDEVKEQKKGEEKKSSRREDGCLREIKEESRINEEAEKERGNLVRKEEKQMLLQPEELKSEEEEGGRRPREEDEERPRTLGKRLLMSEEGGSRSEEPDGMAEKEQLRLRQESEDLLKQLRMRLEAERMEECDRLEAQKNQEMERLQNLAELELQAAKERLEELRESAQKQMEREEQTLREENLNLLKELRDRLEAEREAERRRLEAQKVLEMDRLQAELDRELQAERRKLQEETEDKRAAMKKADALQEAPDDLQHAHEDTVEMLRLDHVREMNSIRQKFRDEESAERQQLLSSLQEERERLQAAHAAQLENLRFQFDKQIQEMKLEHSLMESTLQMELRANEAADLRRQKLEEPKDEADGETESLDSLRRERDLLKEELQRVVTENQEARGLLLKAKEGRDMARKEEQRLRRERDKAIEESLRATVEKELLEEEGWSTCRNNGSITAEPACTSICIRRQEMPKGPSLLVKTATHHCTWKNWAAFRAPTSPVLPAA
- the LOC105417115 gene encoding centrosomal protein of 164 kDa isoform X6; the protein is MSGGGTFIGDQLILEEEYDENYIPSEQEVQDYAREIGIDPNSEPELLWLAREGIVAPLPSQWKPCQNVNGDIYYFNFSSGESTWDHPCDEYYRTLVVQERERTELAATAANTGAKKEKKKKKEKKKKETLKNLGVLNAVLGPQSSPLGTIAPLRRLDAPALGPLPGLAAALPRSTGSSGGLEPIKPKQTPQGAPGSSGMSGIRGNKQHERMVLLTGFDDDDDDDDLDVDTFDRRLFYEDSCASDGAPPEEKTEPHLHKPTLPGDLSPEPLSREKSDSNSVKDSYSKELSDGEREALNLSDSDSGERQGGNQRGRVRAEAADRSFPAAGASVWLQRPETARGRRVPTPRAEDAEPPTHNQNILLGDEVKEQKKGEEKKSSRREDGCLREIKEESRINEEAEKERGNLVRKEEKQMLLQPEELKSEEEEGGRRPREEDEERPSRTLGKRLLMSEEGGSRSEEPDGMAEKEQLRLRQESEDLLKQLRMRLEAERMEECDRLEAQKNQEMERLQNLAELELQAAKERLEELRESAQKQMEREEQTLREENLNLLKELRDRLEAEREAERRRLEAQKVLEMDRLQAELDRELQAERRKLQEETEDKRAAMKKADALQEAPDDLQHAHEDTVEMLRLDHVREMNSIRQKFRDEESAERQQLLSSLQEERERLQAAHAAQLENLRFQFDKQIQEMKLEHSLMESTLQMELRANEAADLRRQKLEEPKDEADGETESLDSLRRERDLLKEELQRVVTENQEARGLLLKAKEGRDMARKEEQRLRRERDKAIEESLRATVEKELLEEEGWSTCRNNGSITAEPACTSICIRRQEMPKGPSLLVKTATHHCTWKNWAAFRAPTSPVLPAA
- the LOC105417115 gene encoding centrosomal protein of 164 kDa isoform X1; protein product: MSGGGTFIGDQLILEEEYDENYIPSEQEVQDYAREIGIDPNSEPELLWLAREGIVAPLPSQWKPCQNVNGDIYYFNFSSGESTWDHPCDEYYRTLVVQERERTELAATAANTGAKKEKKKKKEKKKKETLKNLGVLNAVLGPQSSPLGTIAPLRRLDAPALGPLPGLAAALPRSTGSSGGLEPIKPKQTPQGAPGSSGMSGIRGNKQHERMVLLTGFDDDDDDDDLDVDTFDRRLFYEDSCASDGAPPEEKTEPHLHKPTLPGDLSPEPLSREQNSLRGRHLKRSSLGGSNSHVGVGRNASPVRLESERSSPQEKSDSNSVKDSYSKEVKLSDGEREALNLSDSDSGERQGGNQRGRVRAEAADRSFPAAGASVWLQRPETARGRRVPTPRAEDAEPPTHNQNILLGDEVKEQKKGEEKKSSRREDGCLREIKEESRINEEAEKERGNLVRKEEKQMLLQPEELKSEEEEGGRRPREEDEERPSRTLGKRLLMSEEGGSRSEEPDGMAEKEQLRLRQESEDLLKQLRMRLEAERMEECDRLEAQKNQEMERLQNLAELELQAAKERLEELRESAQKQMEREEQTLREENLNLLKELRDRLEAEREAERRRLEAQKVLEMDRLQAELDRELQAERRKLQEETEDKRAAMKKADALQEAPDDLQHAHEDTVEMLRLDHVREMNSIRQKFRDEESAERQQLLSSLQEERERLQAAHAAQLENLRFQFDKQIQEMKLEHSLMESTLQMELRANEAADLRRQKLEEPKDEADGETESLDSLRRERDLLKEELQRVVTENQEARGLLLKAKEGRDMARKEEQRLRRERDKAIEESLRATVEKELLEEEGWSTCRNNGSITAEPACTSICIRRQEMPKGPSLLVKTATHHCTWKNWAAFRAPTSPVLPAA
- the LOC105417115 gene encoding centrosomal protein of 164 kDa isoform X4, producing the protein MSGGGTFIGDQLILEEEYDENYIPSEQEVQDYAREIGIDPNSEPELLWLAREGIVAPLPSQWKPCQNVNGDIYYFNFSSGESTWDHPCDEYYRTLVVQERERTELAATAANTGAKKEKKKKKEKKKKETLKNLGVLNAVLGPQSSPLGTIAPLRRLDAPALGPLPGLAAALPRSTGSSGGLEPIKPKQTPQGAPGSSGMSGIRGNKQHERMVLLTGFDDDDDDDDLDVDTFDRRLFYEDSCASDGAPPEEKTEPHLHKPTLPGDLSPEPLSREQNSLRGRHLKRSSLGGSNSHVGVGRNASPVRLESERSSPQEKSDSNSVKDSYSKELSDGEREALNLSDSDSGERQGGNQRGRVRAEAADRSFPAAGASVWLQRPETARGRRVPTPRAEDAEPPTHNQNILLGDEVKEQKKGEEKKSSRREDGCLREIKEESRINEEAEKERGNLVRKEEKQMLLQPEELKSEEEEGGRRPREEDEERPSRTLGKRLLMSEEGGSRSEEPDGMAEKEQLRLRQESEDLLKQLRMRLEAERMEECDRLEAQKNQEMERLQNLAELELQAAKERLEELRESAQKQMEREEQTLREENLNLLKELRDRLEAEREAERRRLEAQKVLEMDRLQAELDRELQAERRKLQEETEDKRAAMKKADALQEAPDDLQHAHEDTVEMLRLDHVREMNSIRQKFRDEESAERQQLLSSLQEERERLQAAHAAQLENLRFQFDKQIQEMKLEHSLMESTLQMELRANEAADLRRQKLEEPKDEADGETESLDSLRRERDLLKEELQRVVTENQEARGLLLKAKEGRDMARKEEQRLRRERDKAIEESLRATVEKELLEEEGWSTCRNNGSITAEPACTSICIRRQEMPKGPSLLVKTATHHCTWKNWAAFRAPTSPVLPAA
- the LOC105417115 gene encoding centrosomal protein of 164 kDa isoform X3 gives rise to the protein MSGGGTFIGDQLILEEEYDENYIPSEQEVQDYAREIGIDPNSEPELLWLAREGIVAPLPSQWKPCQNVNGDIYYFNFSSGESTWDHPCDEYYRTLVVQERERTELAATAANTGAKKEKKKKKEKKKKETLKNLGVLNAVLGPQSSPLGTIAPLRRLDAPALGPLPGLAAALPRSTGSSGGLEPIKPKQTPQGAPGSSGMSGIRGNKQHERMVLLTGFDDDDDDDDLDVDTFDRRLFYEDSCASDGAPPEEKTEPHLHKPTLPGDLSPEPLSRENSLRGRHLKRSSLGGSNSHVGVGRNASPVRLESERSSPQEKSDSNSVKDSYSKEVKLSDGEREALNLSDSDSGERQGGNQRGRVRAEAADRSFPAAGASVWLQRPETARGRRVPTPRAEDAEPPTHNQNILLGDEVKEQKKGEEKKSSRREDGCLREIKEESRINEEAEKERGNLVRKEEKQMLLQPEELKSEEEEGGRRPREEDEERPSRTLGKRLLMSEEGGSRSEEPDGMAEKEQLRLRQESEDLLKQLRMRLEAERMEECDRLEAQKNQEMERLQNLAELELQAAKERLEELRESAQKQMEREEQTLREENLNLLKELRDRLEAEREAERRRLEAQKVLEMDRLQAELDRELQAERRKLQEETEDKRAAMKKADALQEAPDDLQHAHEDTVEMLRLDHVREMNSIRQKFRDEESAERQQLLSSLQEERERLQAAHAAQLENLRFQFDKQIQEMKLEHSLMESTLQMELRANEAADLRRQKLEEPKDEADGETESLDSLRRERDLLKEELQRVVTENQEARGLLLKAKEGRDMARKEEQRLRRERDKAIEESLRATVEKELLEEEGWSTCRNNGSITAEPACTSICIRRQEMPKGPSLLVKTATHHCTWKNWAAFRAPTSPVLPAA